The DNA segment GACTAGGACGTACTCCATTTTGGTCTCGTAGTCCAAATCCACGAGTGCTTTTAAGTCTCCAGTGAATATATCCAAATCAAAGACCTCTGGGATATTTCCTTCCACAATCTGGTACAATATCTGAGCGTTGGTTCCTTCATCGGGATCCATGGCGTTGATCCGGGCAACCACTGAATCGACAGGACTGTTTTCTTTGATGTAGATAAACAGCTCATCCTTCTCAAAAACAGGAGCATTGTCATTGATGTCCAGCACAGAAATCTGGATCTCCACCGCTGCTTTGAGAGGAGGAACTCCTCTATCTACTGCATAGGCCTTCAGGTTATACACTGGAACGTTCTCTCTGTCCAGCTTCCTTTGTGTTCTTATAATTCCAGAGGATTGTTCAATCATGAAGTCTCCTTCCCCGTCATCGCCACCTTGAAAGGTGTAGCTCACACGCCCATTAGACCCCGAGTCCCTGTCTGAAGCAGATATCTGGAGCACACTGGTGAACACAGGTGCGTCTTCAAACACAGTGCCCTGATATTTGTCCCTCCCAAACTGTGGCACATTATCATTGGCATCCAGGACAATGATTTCCACATAAGTAGTGTCAGACTTCTGAGGGATTCCATTGTCACGAGCAATGATGGCCAACGTGTAGGAGGCTTGATCTTCATAGTCAATCTCCATCTGCGTGGTGATGGCACCTGTGTCCGGATCAATCTTGAACTGTGGAACATTGTCCTCCATGATATAGGTAATACGTGCGTTCTCACCTGTGTCTTCATCTGTGGCACTGATTACCACAACAGTTGATCCAATGGGTCGGTCCTCGCTGAAGGTCTGATGGTAGCTGGCGCTCTGGAACACGGGTCTGTGAGTGTTAGCATCAGTTACATTGATGAACACCTGCGCGGTGTCGAAGCGTGTACCATCCGAGGCGGTGACAGTCAGAACGTACTGGCGTTCCTGTTTGTAATCTAAAGGCAGTGCCAGCGTGATGAGTCCACCTCCGCTTTGACTATTGATGGCAAATCGGTTCCGCGTATTACCACTAGAGATCTGATAGGTGACCACACTGTTTACATCACAGTCCAGAGCTGTAACAGTTAACACACTGGTCCCTACAACAGCATCTTCATTGATTTTTAGTGAGTATAGCTTTTCGGTGAAAGTAGGGATGTTGTCATTCACATCTAGGACGGTGATGCTAACGCTAGCTGAGGACGACATAACCGGAACACCATTGTCTCTGGCTTCTACTCCAAAGGTGTAATATTCAGTGGTTTCCCTGTCCAGCTCAGTACTGACAGTTATCCATCCAGTGCTGTTATTGATGGTGAAGGGAAAGCCTGGAGTGGTGTCTGTGAGGCTGTAATCCAAACGAGCATTTTCTCCAGAATCAGAATCAATGGCCTGAATGTGAATCACGGAATATCCAATAGGTACATTCTCTAAAACTGTGGCTTGGAAAGGAGTGCTTACAAACATAGGAGCATTGTCGTTCACATCCACAACTTGGATGACAACAATGCCTGTTCCGTTAATGAGAGGAGGCCTGCCTCCATCCTGTGCCTTTATGCGCAGGTTATATTCTCTGATCATTTCGTAGTCTAGAGGGTTTATGACATCAATGGCTCCGGTTGGGGTGTGAATGAAGAACTGACCTTTTACATTGCCGCTGATTATGCTGTAATGAACCTTAGCGTTATTGCCCTCATCTCGGTCAGTGGCTTCTACCTGAGCCACTTTAGTGTTAACAGCCACATTTTCTGGCACCTGAACTACATATCTTTTCTCACTAAACTGAGGATAATTGTCATTTTCATCTTCAACTGTGATGTGCAGTGTCGCGGTAGCACTGCGGGGCCCAGGGTCCCTTCCTTGGTCATTGGCCTCTACTATCAGCTGATACTGTGTCATAGTTTCTCTATCTGGACGCACACGTATCTTGACCAGTCCGTTCCGAGAATCAATTTCAAACCCAGAATTAACACCCTCGCCATTCACAATCTTGTATATCATGTTTGCATTGGATTGTGCATCTCCATCTGTCGCCCGGACGGTAATCACCTCAAAACCAACTTCCACATTTTCTCGTATCCTTAACCTGTATTCATTCTGTTCAAAAACGGGACCGTGGTCGTTGGTGTCACTGACTGTAACTGTAAGTAACGACGTGGCAGTGCGTCGCGGTGCGCCATTATCAGTTGCTGTGACTTTAAATACGTGCGTGTCTTTAACTTCTCTGTCTAAGGGCTGGACAGTCTCAATGCTGCCGGTTTGAGGGTCTATCCGGAAGAAGTCGTTAGAACGTCTGTCGAGTAACGCTTCCATGCCATACTCGATCTTCCCCGCCTCTCCAGGGTCGCTGTCAGTCGCTTTGAGGGTGATGACTCTCGTACCCTCGGGCTCGTTTTCTGGAACAGCAACCTGGTAGTTTGGTAACTGAAACTGAGGCGCTGAATTCACGGCTCGCTGTATTCTCGGTTTCCATTGATTTGATACGTGTTGAGCAGAATGTAATAATGATGTTTGGACTGAGGCGAATCGTAATTTGAGGCACAGAGAAAGGGGCTCACCGTTTGAATCATGGAACGAACACCGGATAGTCTCTTTGAAGTCCGTCTCCAAACAGTACGCGTCCTTCACGAGTAATGTCCCGTTACGCACAAACACATTCAGGTGGTCTGAGGTGCAAGAAGTAATAAAAACACCAGAGTTTCTTGTGAAGACAGGCAAATAGTCCTTAAAACTAATGAGTAAATCACCTGGAGAAAAGCAGGAAGTTAGTCCTAAATTATAAATGCAATCCACGCTGATATCAGGCTTTGTCACTCTCTTCCTTTTATATTTGAACACGCAATTTCGTCCGTGCACAAATACATTGAAATGTGCGTTAACTAGTCCTTCGGTTGTTAATGattggattttaaaataaagaggCAGCGCGCTGTGAGGGGCGCGCGCACAATCCACCTTTCCATTTAAACGCACTACTCCATCTCTCCAGTCCACTTTAATAAAGTTGCCAATGTACTCTGAAGTTAAAGCCCTGTCTATTTTATACGTCCAACCTGGTCCCAGTGACAAATTGGCCAAAACAGCTCCAGAACGTAAAGTCTCCGAGAGGTGCAAGTCGAAACATCCCATGAGAGGAGCGCAGAGGAGAAGGTGAACCCATAATAACCAACACATTACAAGATCCATGGTGTGAAACTCCACaaaacatgcagaaaaacagGTCAACTCTCCTTCTGCCGGCACGTCGACTTTCTTTTATCCTTCATTGTAGCTTTTTAGCAGGAGAAAAAACAGTTTATCAGGCTGGTATCCATGGAACCAAGTGACATTACCCACGTTAAGTTTAAAGTGAGGACAAAATGGCTCCGTGCGTGCGCGTCTCTccccaagcacacacacacacacacacatacacacacacacagtcattaacATAAACCTGCACGCACCTCCTCTCAGGACTAAAGAGTAACTCTCATGGAAATTCAACTATTGTTATTCACATCTGCATTTATTCTTTGGTTCTTTTGGCGACTTTTACACCCTAACGCGAGCGACGCGGCGCgtcaaacttgaaaaaaatgaaGCTACGAGATTTAAGTTTCACGCAACTCTCCGCATGCAGATTTCTGGACATAAATGCTTCCATTATAAATAAACgcctttcatttattataatatgccCGTTCTAGTTAGGCTATGGATAAAGTTTTCTGCTTTTTGTCTCCTAAAGTGACATGAAAGCGCAACACGTGTTTAAATCTCTGTTTACAGCGGCTGTAAAGTAATAAAGAGTTATCAATACTGGATTCCCGAACTGTTATTCGCTATGAGTGGAGTAAAACTaaattttagccttcattattatttattctctatacaaacaattacaaaaataccATGCTAGCCATTATTTACAGGGGGAAAATTTTATTAAACAGTGGTAACAGCTAGTCAGTGAAAATTACGGaaatattttgaaactttttttagcCCCTTGAGACCTTGCAAAATGTGTTTAAGCATTAAAATTTGGTTTGGTGCAAAAAATCATTACGAGGATGTTTTTACTTATCTTTGGAAATAGAAAGCTTGAGTTTTgagttctttttaaatttattttcatatacttaTAGGCCTACTTCTTTTTTATCGTGTATTTATAGGAACTTGTATTACTATAATTGTAAGTGAGAACAAAACGGTTTTATAGGATATAAACATATGTGGATTTCTTTTACGTTCAATTAGTGTCTCCTCAACAGAGTCACTATGTTCCTAATATAAGACATAAAAAACAATGGATttcttgtgggaaaaaaaaatctttgaaaatatttttttcttaagaagtttatctacaaacaaatatatataatacgaATTATATTTACAAAGCAATACACCTACACTCTTACAaacaaaggttctttattggcattggtGAGGAACCTTTAACAATCATTTCCAATACACAAGAGGTTCTTAAAAATGGATGAAGGTTATTCCGAAGTTATTTTAGAGACTGTTCgctgaaaggttctttaaggaACCAAAAGAGTTCTATGTCATAGCTTACAACCCATCAACCCATCTAAACCCCAATGTCTTaacatgttatattttaattgtctaactatatataatttaaataagttaatatactattgtgtATAACATAGTTGTCATTAATTGAAATTGAGGAAGATGTCCAAAGGCACTATAGACATACAGTCAGTGATGCACTCCCGCCCTCTACTGGCAGAGAAAGGAACTCAGTAACGGTACTCAAGAAGAACAACCTGTGAACCTGTAGCTTAATATTTGTCTGAAAGATTGCATAGGTCAGGATCGGTGCACCATAAAGGCACTATAACCGCttacatttataaaatctttacaaaataaaagcaatacagCAATCACTACGtatacatatattacaaataaattacaattccCAAGTTAATTACAAttaagaaaaaacacagaaaacatacAACTCACATTAAGGATTCCCTCATCCTAAATGTCTGTGAATACTAAGAGCCTCCTAAGTTCTTGTTATTGTCCcttaaataaaacacaagaggtgtgctggtttgtgctgcaTGTGTCTCAGCTGAAAGGCTCTGGATGTTGTTGGTTTGTGTCTTTAGGTGGGCAGCTCAGGCAGTCTTGACCTTTCTGAAGAGTGAATTTTGTGGGTCCCAGACGAATGATCTTCCCACTTCCCAAACACTCATCTCCCTTATATAGGACAGCAAACTGCAGTGCAAACACAATGTAGTCAGGTTTGaatgaaaaatcaaaaagaagtcacagaaggtcataaTACCTGATTTTAACACCGTAATACAGTTCATTAATCTAACTATGGGCCAATCAACCTAGCAAGCTTGAAATGTGCatctgaatttttttgttttataatactacttaaagggatactccccccaaaatgaaaatgttgtattaatcacttacccccatgtcgttccaaacccataaaagctctgttcgtcttcagaacacaatttaagattttttggatgaaaaccaggaggcttgtgactgtcccatagactgccaagtaaataacagtgtcaaggtccataaaagggaTGAAAGGCGCCACAAAGAtacactgtttctacgtgtatttagctttgatttgaaagaaaacagcacatccttgtagCACgtctgatacagaagagcatacacagcatacggtgatatggagagacacagaggagactgctgacaaaggaattgttgaatagtcattatttttgttttctttcattacaaaaagtgttcccatcgcttcatataacccagattgcacatctgatggcagatggagtattctgatgatgactttcataccttttatggaccttgacactgctatttacttggcagtctatggaacagtcacaatcctcccagttttcatccaaaatatcttaaattgtgttctgaagacaaacgaagcttttacgggtttggaacgacatgggggtacgtgattaatgacaaaattttcattttggggtgaagtatccctttaaaaaggaGAATACCTCTAGTAAAAGGTTTCTGAAGTCCATTTCCCCCCAAAGTCAagtgtaaatgatttataatgaCACATCAGGAATTTAGTTAAACATTCAAGATACATTCTTCAGCGGTGCAGATATTTCTGGATTACCTGCCCAGGTGTCAATGCTCTTATTGGCTCTCTCAACATTACCCACACTGACCCATCTAGATTCAAGGTTACAGTGCATGGAGCTGAAAGAAATGAGAAGTTGATATCAGGACTGTTTACAACAGAACAATTTTGTAGACTAGTCttaatattgttaactaaaactgaaaataaaactattattaaataaaactattcaaaaaaaaaaattatttgaatattacacttcaaaaaaagaacattttgacagttgaattttagcatttttgaattttagttgaagtactaaaatgactaaactgaaaaaaaaaaaaaaatacagctaaacagaaatacaacaaaaaaattaattaaaatgacaaacgaaaaagaaaattgaaataaatgcttattcaaaattccaataaaatcctataataataataaaatataaataatgctaaaataaactaTTGtagacaaaacagaaaaaagatcAACTGACCTGTTCTCTAACAATTTCCAGCTAAAATGGGAAACAAAGAAAACTTACTTAAAGGCATCCGGTTATTGAAACGGAAGAGACATTCCATCATCTGAGTTCGGACAAGTTCAGCAGGCGGGTCTTCGGCTATCCAGTGGAAGCGGTCCGTCTGGATCGTGTCTCGGAACAGAGCTGGGTGGTTAGTGGTTGGACCCTACAAGAGATGCCATATTTTATAAATCAATCGACCTGAAAAGTCATTTGTGGCTTTTTTAGTTCAATAAATGATGTAACTCACCACAAATACATCACCAGTTGTGATATCTTTATCAACTACAAACCAGGGATCTACCTGTCCTCCGATTCTAGCCCTCTGACCCAGTGTTAAAGTGAACCAGCCTGGGACAAAACACAGTAATTAGTCTTACATTATCACAGACACTACGGAGGAGAATAggaacaattattaaattaatagccACCTTTATGCTGCCCCATGATCTTCCCGTCTTCAATGGAGACAAAGTTTCCCGGTTTGGGCTCTATGTACTTTAATAAATTTGACATAGAATTGAAACAGTGCTAAATTAAGAGACTGCAGTATATATTGAATAATGACCAAAACACAGTCTGAAAATTAGGCTTTTaacttgcaaaaaaaagttgATCAATTATATGATGTTTGGCAATTTCTGCAACCCTGTTATCAAAATGTGAAATACAGTTTATATATCcgagtaaaaatatataaataaaatatcagaatAGGTAACAGGGTTGCAAATTGAATCTATAGGCAGGGATGGATAGTTTAGGGCCAAATGTTGGTTTGTTGTTGATGatctaatatttataaaagagtttgatcattttatttcttacaatatccttggtaacagggttgagcttttgatatatatagcctatatattttaaaCCTGCTAAATTCAGTCAACAATTCAATTTGTGCGACACTTgaaaaacttataataataacattttgtttaacatttaaaaaagctttcagttttcaaaagaaagaagatgatatttgtttttattgctttaaaaaaaaataacaggacaCCAGTTTGTACCCTGCATCATACATACCTCAAGGATAAAGTTCTCAAAATCTCTCTCTCCAATGAAACAGATCCCCATGCTCTTTCAGAGAAAAGATTGCATTTACATTAGATTTAGTCAATGACTAAACACTTTTGTATCAATTAATTAGTGGAATATGTTACATGTTAATATGTTAATAGTGTCACATTTCTTATGCCAAAAATATTGGGTCTTGTGTAAAAGACTTTGCTTAATTTAGTACCTCTTTTTTCTTTAGAACATGCTGGAAGCCGGCTTCAGCAGCTATTTTCTTCACAAAGTCTTTGGTCAGCCCAGCTAGGGGAAATATTGTGTGTCGCAGAGCATCCTGGGAAATCTGACTGAGAAAGAATGTCTGGTCCTTCAAGCGATCAGCACCCTGATAGAGCCGCGCAGCTAACGAAATCCAGAAGAAGAGAAAAGGTCAACATACAAACAAATCCCAGAAGGAACATCATTTGAAATCTCTTAAACCTCACAAAAACTGCCAAGAGAGGTCCATGTCCATATTTCAAcccaaagaagaaaaaataacatattttcattttaacccaaaaaaattcaaaacaatgaatataacatattttgacccaaaaaaattcaaaacaatgaaTATAACGTATTTTGTATGaagaaaaacatgtatatatatatatatgtgtcttcACGATTTTCATTACTTGTTCAGATATTTTGATTTGGtactgaaaattatatattatatatataatcctcctgtaaacacaatttattttccTGTCATCTACGTTGCATGGACAGATGTTATACGTACGCTTTCTTATTTCAAACCGATCTCTGAAGAGGGTTCTGGGAGGTGGAACGTGCTTCTGTTGAAAAACCTCTTCGTCCTCCTGGGACGTCCGGGCATAGTGTCCCGTTGCCATGGCATCAGCACCTGTTTTCAAATAAGACTGTGATGATGCTAAATATGCAAGACACCAcatacaaacattatatatatatatatatatgtgtgtgtgtgtatatgtaaaactttcttttttctaaactttctttaatttgttttaatgtcagtTGTATCTGTGGTTTGTTTCTAAATTGATCTTTACTCTTTTTCTGAATCTTAGAACTTGTTTTTGCTCAACAAGCCCTAAAGAGAGATTCCGAAGTAAAACCGTCGTCTAGTTGCATTAAAAATCTACACAGTAATAAAAGCACACAAATAAGagctttaaactgtatttatttaaatagagtTGTAAAAT comes from the Cyprinus carpio isolate SPL01 chromosome B4, ASM1834038v1, whole genome shotgun sequence genome and includes:
- the LOC122137051 gene encoding cadherin EGF LAG seven-pass G-type receptor 1-like, with translation MDLVMCWLLWVHLLLCAPLMGCFDLHLSETLRSGAVLANLSLGPGWTYKIDRALTSEYIGNFIKVDWRDGVVRLNGKVDCARAPHSALPLYFKIQSLTTEGLVNAHFNVFVHGRNCVFKYKRKRVTKPDISVDCIYNLGLTSCFSPGDLLISFKDYLPVFTRNSGVFITSCTSDHLNVFVRNGTLLVKDAYCLETDFKETIRCSFHDSNGEPLSLCLKLRFASVQTSLLHSAQHVSNQWKPRIQRAVNSAPQFQLPNYQVAVPENEPEGTRVITLKATDSDPGEAGKIEYGMEALLDRRSNDFFRIDPQTGSIETVQPLDREVKDTHVFKVTATDNGAPRRTATSLLTVTVSDTNDHGPVFEQNEYRLRIRENVEVGFEVITVRATDGDAQSNANMIYKIVNGEGVNSGFEIDSRNGLVKIRVRPDRETMTQYQLIVEANDQGRDPGPRSATATLHITVEDENDNYPQFSEKRYVVQVPENVAVNTKVAQVEATDRDEGNNAKVHYSIISGNVKGQFFIHTPTGAIDVINPLDYEMIREYNLRIKAQDGGRPPLINGTGIVVIQVVDVNDNAPMFVSTPFQATVLENVPIGYSVIHIQAIDSDSGENARLDYSLTDTTPGFPFTINNSTGWITVSTELDRETTEYYTFGVEARDNGVPVMSSSASVSITVLDVNDNIPTFTEKLYSLKINEDAVVGTSVLTVTALDCDVNSVVTYQISSGNTRNRFAINSQSGGGLITLALPLDYKQERQYVLTVTASDGTRFDTAQVFINVTDANTHRPVFQSASYHQTFSEDRPIGSTVVVISATDEDTGENARITYIMEDNVPQFKIDPDTGAITTQMEIDYEDQASYTLAIIARDNGIPQKSDTTYVEIIVLDANDNVPQFGRDKYQGTVFEDAPVFTSVLQISASDRDSGSNGRVSYTFQGGDDGEGDFMIEQSSGIIRTQRKLDRENVPVYNLKAYAVDRGVPPLKAAVEIQISVLDINDNAPVFEKDELFIYIKENSPVDSVVARINAMDPDEGTNAQILYQIVEGNIPEVFDLDIFTGDLKALVDLDYETKMEYVLVVQATSAPLVSRATVHIRLIDVNDNDPVLQNFEIIFNNYVTNKSNSFPSGIIGKVPAYDPDVSDKLKYSFIEGNELNLLILNPNTGELKLGKDLDNNRPLEATMKVSVTGQLTFLCIS
- the trmu gene encoding mitochondrial tRNA-specific 2-thiouridylase 1 → MGVVRHVVCAMSGGVDSSVSALLLKRMGYHVTGVFMKNWDSQDERGVCSSERDCEDAYKVCKRLDMPFHQVSYVKEYWHEVFSNLLREYEKGRTPNPDIMCNKHIKFKHFYQYAVNTLGADAMATGHYARTSQEDEEVFQQKHVPPPRTLFRDRFEIRKPARLYQGADRLKDQTFFLSQISQDALRHTIFPLAGLTKDFVKKIAAEAGFQHVLKKKESMGICFIGERDFENFILEYIEPKPGNFVSIEDGKIMGQHKGWFTLTLGQRARIGGQVDPWFVVDKDITTGDVFVGPTTNHPALFRDTIQTDRFHWIAEDPPAELVRTQMMECLFRFNNRMPLTPCTVTLNLDGSVWVMLREPIRALTPGQFAVLYKGDECLGSGKIIRLGPTKFTLQKGQDCLSCPPKDTNQQHPEPFS